The following is a genomic window from Doryrhamphus excisus isolate RoL2022-K1 chromosome 3, RoL_Dexc_1.0, whole genome shotgun sequence.
tcgcccgaagacagctgggataggctccagcaccccccacgaccctcgtgagtaaaaagcggtagaaaatgaatgaatgaatgaatgaatatacagagacaatgtgccctgtgattggctggcgaccagtccagggtgtaccccgcctctcgcccaaagacatctgggataggctccagcacccctgcgaccctcgtgaggaaaaagcggtagaaaattaatgaatctaTAGAGacaatgtgccctgtgattggctggcgaccagtctagggtgtaccccgcctctcgcccaaagacagctgggataggctccagcacccctgcgaccctcgtgaggaaaaagcggtagaaaatgaatgaatctatagagacaatgtgccctgtgattggctggcgaccagtccagggtgtaccccgcctctcgcccaaagacagctaggataggctccagcacccctgcgaccctcgtgagtaaaaagcagtagagaatgaatgaatgaatgaatgaaactgtaGCGTTTATGTGATTACAGCATTTTCCGTTGCATGTGTTTTATGatctgtccagggtgtaccccgcctctcgccccaagacagctgggataggctccagcacccccacgaccctcgtgagtaaaaagcggtagaaaatgaatgaatgaatgaatatacagagacaatgtgccctgtgattggctggcgaccagtcaagggtgtaccccgcctctcgcacgaagacagctgggataggctccagcacccccgcgaccctcgtgaggaaaaagcagtataaaatgaatgaatgaatgaatgaatgaatgatcctgTAGCGTTTATGTGATTACAGCATTTTCCGTTTCATTTATGATGTTGGCGTGCTTGTATTTGGGATCGTTCCTCTGTTCGGAGCGGTAAACCACACATATTTGATTGAAATATGAATCTGCCATGGTCTTACGGTGCTGCAATCATTatctgctactactactaccgtgTTATATTATTGACTTCTTAGATCGAGTTATCCTCACTCAGTGTTGATAAAGTGCTTTCTGGAACAAACTATTTGAGGTATGCAGGTTTTAAAACTACTTCACAAGTATGTAGAAGTTCCAGTAACACTGTTTGTAATGGTTAAGTATCAGTTGTACTTGTTCTAACCccggttatttatttatttttttttacactgttgAGCATGTTCAAGCATTAGCATTGTAGTTTGGCATTATTCTATCCATAACCAAAAGCCTCTATTCCACTCACAGCTTTAGAAAGTTTGTTCCTGCAAAAATAGTGAATCAGTaacgtacatatatatattcacagttatgaaatatgacaacaacaacaaaaaaaaatgttcatttcgcCAAAAGGAGAATTAGTTTACGGTTGCTATATTTTGTCTTCTACTATCCTAACAGCAGGTCTTTGTCAATTTTAAAGTGCCTTCAGAGTTGTGCAGATGTTGTAAGCCAACTCAAGTCGTCGTGGTTCTATTTACAGCAAACAGCAGCAAGGTTTGAAATGCCCAAAGGGTTATTCGCCCCCTTCAAAGAGGAGCTTTTTAGGTTACATATCTGCAACCTGAACCCCTCACTTGGTTGTAGAGTACGTTATGAGAAGCCCAGTGGTCCATGACTTTAAAATCTGAATATGAACTCTGTGTACTAGGGAATGGACTCAGCATAGGAATTATTATCAACCAACTCTTATCAAAAGTATTTAGGATCCCCCTGTCgttatttcaaaaaaataatatccaCTTATGTTTCAAACTCTTGACTGTAGAATGATTGACAGTATTCTAATCTAACATATGTAGTATGGTTAGTCGCTGCGGCTCATCGAGCTGTGTCCGTTGGCCTCCTTGCTGGTGACTACATGACGTCTGATTCCACGACGCATTGCTCTGTGTATTCCTTCACTAGCTCCACTTTCAGAATGTCGCGGCAAAAGTCGACCATTGGCTTCCAGAGAGGCGGGTCCAGGAACATCTGGCACATCACGTGACCCTTCAGAGTGGCGGTGTGGCGCTGAAGATGACACAGGAACTGCTGGCGGACCAGGTCCAGATCTTTGCCGAACATATCGATGTTCAGGTAATAcctggtgaaaaaaaacgttAATGGAATACAGTCGAGAATGAGAACGAAAAAGTGTACACACGCATACCAATCATCTCCGATCGGGACCTTGAATGGGAAAGTGCAGAGGCTGCCCACGGTAGGCTTGGAGGCATCATCCACCATCCAATCAATGTCCTTCTTCATCAGGATGGCCATGTTACTGGGCAGAGGTTTGAATGGCTGCCAGTCTTGGATGATGGTGGCGTTTGGAAGGACCCCCTGCATCAGGTCAGTGGTCAAATACAGACGATTAATGGTGCTGTTGTCTAGACGTACGGGAGGCCCATTTGTGAAGAAGGTGGACAGCGGCGGCTGGATATGTCCACCAAGATCAGACAAACGTAACTTGAGGTCTTCAGCTCGGAAACGCACCAACAGGATGCCCTGTGGGAAGGAACGTTACGGTCGGATCAAAGTCAAACGGACGTCATTGAAGTAAGGATGTACCGTACCTGCTTGGTTATGATGCGATACTTCTGGAAGTCCTTGGGTCCAAGTTGGTCGTCACGAGTCAGGCGACTCACTTTCACCTCTGGATATTTGGATTTGACGAGATCGGAGCAAAATCGCAGCAGGACTCCCGCCACGCCTTTGCCTCGTTCCTGGGGGGCCACACGGAGACCCTCGACCAACATGGTCTCCCCGTCGTCAATCACGCACACCGACTCCAAAGCGATCTGTTATGAAAGTAAGAACCAAAATGATTTATTCAATGGTTTCATTTAAGTATCATAAACATTGTGGTCAtctacactcttaaaaatgctgggttgtttttttttacccaactgctgggttgagcctgttgggtcatttaattgggtcattttttattgaatcgggtattctgagaacccaatttgctgggttatctctgttgggtgctaggttatttgctgctgggttgggaTTTccattatgtaaaataaaatattcaaaatattcaattctattctattctattctattctattctattctaaattaaaatcaaaattaattaaattaaattaaaatcaaaattaaaataaaatcaaaattaaattaaaatctaaattaaattaaattaaattaaattaaattaaaatcaaaattaattaaattaaatgaaattaaaatcaaaattaattaaattaaatgaaattaaaatcaaaattaattaaattaaatgaaattaaaatcaaaattaattaaaaataaattaaaataaattaaaattaaaaataaattaaaatcaattaaaatcaaaataaattaaattaaattaaaattaaaattaaaattaaaattaaaattaaaattaaaattaaaattaaaattaaaattaaaattaaaattaaaattaaaattaaaattaaaattatatatatatatatatatatatatatatatatatatatatatatatatatatatatatatatatatatatacacacatacgtataaatggtatattggcaacccaattagctgggttgaaataacccagccgtgtagtaaatatgaacccagcgttgggtcatttgaacaacccaatgtacaacccaattgttgggttaagagaaccaacccaacttgttgggttaaaataatccaacgcgaggttggtcaaatatttaaccagcgttgggttgggaaacaacccatattgggttgtttttaacccagcatttttaagagtgtatacTTCATGTCCATCAGTCAACAAAGACGCAAAACGTACCACTTTTCCTTGTTTGCGTGCCAGTATGACCGTGCGGTTGCTTTCCTGCAGCCAACTGGTGTATCTAGTGGGAAGGTAGTCCAGACCTCCATAGATGTCCTGGCTCATAGccatgatgtcatcaaagtCCTCCTCAGTGGCCACGGTGAACTGAAGGCCTGCCTGGGACAGAGCCTCGGGGAGCTGGGGTGTGATCAGGCTGGTATCGATCTTCATCATGAAACAACTGATGAGATAGAAAGCGGAGGGACGATTATTgcattgggggggaaaaaagacccCCCCTCTTCCAGTCACAATCATGTCACAAGTTTCATAGTCAGCAAAGCAACAGCAGAAAGCCACAACCTTCTAAACATCTGAACCTCCAATGCATTCACTcaggaacatatagacaaacaaccattcacactcacattcatacctatggacaatttggagtcaccaattaacctagcatgtttttggaatgtgggaggaaaccggagtacccggacaaaacccacacatacacggggagaacatgcaaactccacacagagatggccgagggtggaattgaaccctgttctcctagctgtgaggtctgcgcgctaaccactagaccgcccacTATATCATATCAGCACCATTCTCTCTATTAACAGATGCTGATTGGTTGCCATGCCAACTTATCAACCCGCAAATCATTCCAAAATGAAGCAATGGACCCAAGCCACTGCATCATAACATAACGTGGGGAAGAGAAAAGACACAAAAGCAACACTCAACACAACCCAAATAAAagaggaaacaaacaaaaaaaagtccaacaaGAAGTGTTTTTTAATGAGGTGAGAATATCAACATATTGTATTAATGGCATATTAATGGCATACATGGTAATccagggttaaaaaaaaaccaaacaaaccatGCAACATAACAGTAAAATGATGAACAACGTTTAATACAACAAATAAGAATGCCATCACACATTCACATAGGTAGAACTGGGTATAATAATACTTTGGGGATCCCGTCATATGCATCtgactgttattattatgtatttatgtattatccagccattcattcattcattcattttctaccgctttttcctcacgagggtcgcaggggtgctggagcctatcccaactgtcttcgggcgagaggcggggtacaccctggactggtcaccagccaatcacagggcacatatagacaaacaaccattcacactcacagtcatacctatggacaatttggagtcaccaattaacctaacatgtttttttttggaatgtgggaagaaaccggagtacccggagaaaacccacgcatgcatggggagaacatgcaaactctgagggtggaatcgaaccctggtcctcctagctgtgaggtctttatCCAGCCATATTGGCACATATTtaaattcagagaaaaaaaacaataacaatgtatgtTAATACCCAGTGCTAGCTATAAGTAGCATGAAAGAGATGATGTGTTCAAAAATACAGAAGTACATAGGCAACGGTCCACTGGAacattccagttgattttgTTTGCATTAAAATCCATGGCAACCAACACAATCGCATCATTCCGGCATCTTTGCAAACAAGCAGAGTCTCATTTAGCAAGACTGTATGCACGTTGTTTGTAAATCAAGAGTCCAAAAAAAACGGATCTGGGGGAAGAATGGGCTTTTTGTCAGAGGACGTTTTATGACTGTAATCTATCACTCTGTTCCATAGGCTTTCATTCCACCACCATTCACTTTAAAAGCATGTCGGAATGCCACTGCAATGAAGGAGAAGAGGGGTCGGATGATGCTGAAGTGCCAGAATCGACGGTGAGGGGGGGAACACGGGACAGCTGCAAATATCGAGAACTGAAAATTCCCAACAAAgcaaaaagaagtttgggaagaAGGTGATGGATTGCTGTCCTCTCACCGAAGAAGAAATGGAAGATCTCCACacaagaaagaagaaaatggaGGAGCATCTCGATCACATCACATGGGTAAGCAAAGTCTCTTCTTATTTCATCGTCAGAAGCCTCAGTACTTAACGATAATGAACAAAGCCGTCGTTAAAGTCTCGAAATAAGAGTCAAGTGTTTATAGAAGATAGCAAAGGTTCCTCATGTCCCAATAATGTGAGGGAATTTTGTAATGCAAACACGGTCTTCTccttcccatcatgctttgATGCTTAGAGATGAGACCTGGCACGGCTGCTTGGCATTACACGCACATCATGTGTCcttcctctctctctgtgtggctGCTGATAAGAGCGAGTACTCCACCAGCAAAAATACAATCTGGCCACGTTTTCAATGAGCACCGTTAAATGTGTGAGCAAACATCCGTGAgttgacaaaacacacaaaaatgcacCGCGCCACCGTGACCGTGTCGTTGAATTGACAAAGTCATGCGGAAAGGTTTGCCCCAAATCCTGTGTGCGTGTTGCTCACACCGGCTAAAATTAGTTACAGGCTGTAgtcacaaattcattcattcattcattttctaccgcttttcctcacaagggtcgcggggggtgccggagcctatcccagctgtctttgggcgagaggcagggtacaccctggactggtcgccagccaatcacagggcacacatagacaaacaaccattcacactcacattcatacctatggacaatttggagtctccaattaacctagcatgtttttggaatgtgggaggaaaccggagtacccggagaaaacccacgcatgcacggggagaacatgcaaactccacacagagatggccgagggtggaattgaaccctggtctcctagctgtgaggtctgcgcgctaaccactagaccgccatgctgcCCTAGTCACAAattactgtctttttttttttttacattatttgtctTCAGT
Proteins encoded in this region:
- the nat16 gene encoding histidine N-acetyltransferase isoform X1 — its product is MMKIDTSLITPQLPEALSQAGLQFTVATEEDFDDIMAMSQDIYGGLDYLPTRYTSWLQESNRTVILARKQGKVIALESVCVIDDGETMLVEGLRVAPQERGKGVAGVLLRFCSDLVKSKYPEVKVSRLTRDDQLGPKDFQKYRIITKQGILLVRFRAEDLKLRLSDLGGHIQPPLSTFFTNGPPVRLDNSTINRLYLTTDLMQGVLPNATIIQDWQPFKPLPSNMAILMKKDIDWMVDDASKPTVGSLCTFPFKVPIGDDWYYLNIDMFGKDLDLVRQQFLCHLQRHTATLKGHVMCQMFLDPPLWKPMVDFCRDILKVELVKEYTEQCVVESDVM
- the nat16 gene encoding histidine N-acetyltransferase isoform X2; translated protein: MFSAPYRQDNLPKTCCFMMKIDTSLITPQLPEALSQAGLQFTVATEEDFDDIMAMSQDIYGGLDYLPTRYTSWLQESNRTVILARKQGKVIALESVCVIDDGETMLVEGLRVAPQERGKGVAGVLLRFCSDLVKSKYPEVKVSRLTRDDQLGPKDFQKYRIITKQGILLVRFRAEDLKLRLSDLGGHIQPPLSTFFTNGPPVRLDNSTINRLYLTTDLMQGVLPNATIIQDWQPFKPLPSNMAILMKKDIDWMVDDASKPTVGSLCTFPFKVPIGDDWYYLNIDMFGKDLDLVRQQFLCHLQRHTATLKGHVMCQMFLDPPLWKPMVDFCRDILKVELVKEYTEQCVVESDVM